The following coding sequences are from one Fibrobacter sp. UBA4297 window:
- a CDS encoding inositol monophosphatase family protein: MNTDEFLRVVADLARKAGDLCLELQNNLGDVRYKSVKDVVTIADVSSEKLIVDGLRAAFPTHSIRTEEAGIIEGSDPRYRWIIDPVDGTVNFSRGIPLWGISIALHFEGKPLVAVVNLPKLGELYTAAKGMGAFMNGKQIHVSRESNPTHAIVSNGDFNVGDAAKINALNSHNFAREAETFERVKCLGSAVIEGCFTACGRIDCFVMTMSYPWDIAAIALLVEEAGGKSTHIDGSPMQFVDAEQVIFSNGLLHDTLVKTLQ; this comes from the coding sequence ATGAACACAGATGAATTTTTGAGAGTTGTCGCGGACCTTGCCCGTAAGGCGGGCGACCTTTGTCTTGAACTCCAGAACAACCTTGGCGATGTGCGCTATAAATCAGTCAAAGACGTTGTGACTATCGCCGATGTTTCCAGCGAAAAACTCATTGTCGATGGGTTACGTGCTGCTTTCCCCACGCATTCCATTCGCACTGAAGAAGCGGGCATAATTGAAGGCTCCGACCCGCGCTATCGCTGGATTATCGACCCGGTCGACGGCACGGTGAACTTTAGCCGTGGCATTCCGCTGTGGGGAATTTCTATTGCGCTCCATTTTGAAGGCAAACCGCTAGTGGCTGTTGTTAATTTACCCAAGCTCGGTGAACTCTACACTGCAGCAAAAGGCATGGGCGCGTTCATGAATGGTAAACAAATTCACGTGAGCCGTGAATCGAATCCGACTCATGCGATTGTTTCAAATGGCGATTTCAACGTGGGCGATGCCGCAAAAATCAATGCGCTGAATTCGCACAATTTTGCCCGTGAAGCTGAAACGTTTGAACGCGTGAAGTGCTTGGGCTCTGCTGTGATTGAAGGCTGTTTCACGGCTTGCGGTCGCATTGACTGCTTTGTGATGACCATGAGCTATCCGTGGGACATCGCGGCGATTGCGCTCCTCGTCGAAGAAGCGGGCGGCAAGTCCACGCATATCGATGGCTCTCCCATGCAGTTCGTCGACGCCGAACAGGTCATCTTTAGCAACGGGCTCTTGCACGACACCCTCGTGAAAACTTTGCAATAG
- the rpmA gene encoding 50S ribosomal protein L27 has product MAHKKGQGSVRNGRDSNAKYLGVKKYAGESVKAGNIIVRQRGSHFHKGNNVGMGKDFTLFSLVDGTVKFERLDAKRQKVSVYPEEA; this is encoded by the coding sequence ATGGCACATAAGAAAGGTCAAGGTTCAGTACGTAACGGCCGCGACAGTAACGCCAAGTATCTTGGTGTTAAGAAGTATGCGGGCGAATCCGTCAAGGCTGGCAACATTATCGTTCGTCAGCGCGGTTCTCACTTCCACAAGGGCAACAATGTCGGTATGGGCAAGGACTTTACCTTGTTCTCCCTCGTTGATGGCACTGTGAAGTTCGAACGCCTCGATGCAAAGCGCCAGAAGGTCTCTGTCTATCCTGAAGAAGCCTAA
- the rplU gene encoding 50S ribosomal protein L21, with protein MYSIVEAGGFQYKVELGKAYKLPLIDAAVGSELELKSVLLFSGKEVQVGTPVLNDASVKVEILAHGKEDTIIVFKKKRRTRYERRNGHRQGYTEVLVTELRSGAESAVVDPQVITRNRARVAALAKQKAQNKPLTRKEKIAQGLPKPAKVKKNSLRKAKEA; from the coding sequence ATGTATTCTATTGTTGAAGCAGGTGGTTTCCAGTATAAAGTCGAGCTCGGCAAGGCCTACAAGCTCCCGTTGATCGACGCCGCTGTTGGTTCTGAACTGGAGCTCAAGTCCGTCCTTCTTTTCTCCGGAAAAGAAGTGCAAGTCGGCACCCCTGTCCTGAATGATGCTTCTGTCAAGGTCGAAATTCTCGCCCATGGCAAGGAAGACACGATTATCGTGTTCAAGAAGAAGCGTCGTACTCGTTACGAACGTCGTAACGGTCATCGTCAGGGCTATACCGAGGTGCTCGTCACGGAACTCCGCTCTGGCGCTGAATCTGCAGTCGTAGACCCTCAAGTTATTACCCGCAACCGCGCTCGCGTGGCTGCCCTTGCTAAGCAGAAGGCTCAGAACAAGCCGCTCACTCGCAAGGAAAAGATCGCTCAGGGACTTCCGAAGCCGGCTAAGGTCAAGAAGAACTCTCTGCGTAAGGCTAAGGAGGCTTAA
- a CDS encoding glycoside hydrolase family 2 protein, whose product MSKIISLDGDWQMIWDTEDTGISNRWYATYPEKTQTVSVPHIWERAFDKLLMAQDCAFYFKRFTIDDEKQVTKRIFLRFEKIATHATIWLNGKLLGDHFGAYTSFVIETQKAIKLGEENILCIRVANMGATNSRIDFGRESKEGANDRYAHPGEMPVGLPWSQYPYGGICGHVDLILGNAAFISDIHVEPDMDQERVSVEAFFNNPRGYQSRLRILMKNPNGDVYEFFKDIKLEKENATQKFLLGIKDWKKDKCVWSPERPNLFAIEMQLEIKGAKGKAPEYTFPVVKTFGFRKFDCLKGDYYINDSIVKLMGVSYNQQWSEGGLWTDQNPALEKDLNAVKAAGFNVIRSCGAPLSSTALDICDKIGLFVFQEFPIHTMRSTAQGLEITKKLINDMVKDQHNHPCIAAWILGSENGTFMLQNGNKLLNAISPIDTCRPAISNFNSIYLDNEANFHKDTGKIIPVSIDRISQYATMRVNPRLNPSAAYTHYLAHMFDKEDPELAVPDTGLGDSHFQDEEEPILNDIENKVLVTLKNNTLFPKRATTIAGPRSVKSQKAIKNEFKSVETFVDDSKLSIWPNFESFNADVYRIALKSKYDQITAFQSNPQISGFFLDQWADNGTDFSGLNDENRKSKGIQNFAREITTPSRVLISELEHVVTPQSEVSFQLTLLNNSRLEDVEIEVSLLDAKDKVLNTQKVMPEEPAEKKTLTQLGICTLMAPRATGMYKIKLTLKDCGKEIHSSYEDLIVIEQADVKEAMSKVCFLDNYDESSDVLAALDGSEQIIFTANLSSWPDEILEKIIEVTKNGGKTLLLSDMTTEDIDLLNQSHNFESKIEAHWTTGANEFSLHYLPKDSPLLAVFGGNGVLDHNSASAMPGISLNELAGAKVYARSVTLKDGEIKTGVDLQLVPFGKGQIMFNQFSVIEGLETNALSDALFTAIVNLL is encoded by the coding sequence ATGAGCAAAATTATCAGCCTTGATGGCGATTGGCAGATGATCTGGGACACGGAAGACACCGGCATCTCCAATCGTTGGTATGCAACGTATCCTGAAAAAACACAGACTGTTAGCGTTCCCCACATCTGGGAAAGAGCTTTTGACAAGCTTTTGATGGCCCAGGACTGCGCATTCTATTTCAAGAGATTCACGATTGACGACGAAAAGCAGGTCACAAAGCGCATTTTCCTCCGCTTTGAAAAGATTGCAACGCACGCCACCATCTGGCTTAACGGTAAACTTTTGGGCGACCACTTTGGCGCCTACACGTCCTTTGTCATTGAAACGCAGAAGGCAATCAAGCTCGGCGAAGAAAACATCCTCTGCATCCGCGTTGCAAACATGGGTGCAACGAATAGCCGCATTGACTTCGGTCGCGAAAGCAAGGAAGGCGCAAATGATCGCTATGCCCACCCGGGAGAAATGCCGGTTGGCCTCCCCTGGTCGCAGTATCCATATGGCGGTATCTGCGGTCACGTAGACTTGATTCTCGGCAACGCCGCATTCATTTCTGACATTCACGTCGAACCGGACATGGACCAGGAACGCGTTTCTGTTGAAGCTTTCTTCAACAACCCGCGCGGTTACCAGTCCCGCCTCCGCATCCTCATGAAGAACCCGAATGGCGACGTTTACGAATTCTTCAAGGATATCAAGCTCGAAAAGGAAAACGCCACGCAGAAGTTCTTGCTTGGCATCAAGGACTGGAAGAAGGACAAGTGCGTCTGGAGTCCGGAACGTCCGAACCTGTTTGCGATTGAAATGCAGCTCGAAATCAAGGGCGCCAAGGGCAAGGCTCCGGAATACACCTTCCCTGTCGTGAAGACGTTCGGCTTCCGCAAGTTCGACTGCCTCAAGGGTGACTACTACATCAACGACTCCATCGTGAAGCTCATGGGCGTGAGCTACAACCAGCAGTGGAGCGAAGGCGGCCTCTGGACAGACCAGAACCCGGCTCTCGAAAAGGACTTAAACGCCGTGAAGGCGGCAGGTTTCAACGTCATCCGTTCTTGTGGCGCTCCGCTCAGCAGCACGGCTCTCGACATCTGCGACAAGATTGGTTTGTTCGTGTTCCAGGAATTCCCGATCCACACGATGCGTTCTACCGCACAGGGTCTCGAAATCACGAAGAAGCTCATCAACGACATGGTCAAGGACCAGCACAACCATCCGTGTATCGCCGCCTGGATTCTCGGTTCCGAAAACGGAACGTTCATGCTCCAGAACGGTAACAAGCTTTTGAACGCTATTAGCCCGATCGACACCTGCCGCCCGGCTATCAGCAACTTCAACAGTATTTACCTCGACAACGAAGCAAACTTCCACAAAGATACGGGTAAGATTATCCCGGTTTCCATCGACCGTATTTCGCAGTACGCCACGATGCGCGTGAACCCGCGTTTAAACCCGAGTGCCGCTTACACGCACTACCTCGCCCACATGTTCGACAAGGAAGATCCGGAACTCGCTGTTCCTGACACGGGTCTTGGTGACAGCCACTTCCAGGATGAAGAAGAACCGATTTTGAACGATATCGAAAACAAGGTTTTGGTGACGCTCAAGAACAATACGCTCTTCCCGAAGCGCGCAACCACCATCGCCGGTCCTCGCAGCGTCAAGAGCCAGAAGGCCATCAAAAACGAATTCAAGTCTGTGGAAACGTTCGTCGACGATAGCAAGCTCTCCATTTGGCCGAACTTCGAATCATTCAACGCCGATGTTTACCGCATTGCCCTCAAGAGCAAGTACGACCAGATTACGGCATTCCAGAGCAACCCGCAGATTTCCGGATTTTTCCTCGACCAGTGGGCCGACAACGGCACCGACTTCAGCGGCCTTAACGACGAAAACAGAAAGTCCAAGGGCATCCAGAATTTCGCTCGCGAAATCACGACTCCTAGCCGCGTGCTCATCAGCGAACTGGAACACGTCGTCACTCCGCAGAGCGAAGTCAGTTTCCAGCTCACGCTTTTGAACAACAGCCGTTTAGAAGACGTGGAAATCGAAGTTTCGCTCCTTGACGCTAAGGACAAAGTACTCAACACGCAGAAGGTCATGCCCGAAGAACCTGCCGAAAAGAAGACTCTTACGCAGCTTGGCATTTGCACATTGATGGCTCCGCGCGCAACCGGCATGTACAAGATAAAGCTCACGCTCAAGGATTGCGGCAAGGAAATCCATTCTAGCTACGAAGACTTGATCGTGATTGAACAGGCCGACGTGAAGGAAGCGATGAGCAAGGTTTGCTTCTTGGATAACTATGACGAATCGAGCGATGTGCTCGCCGCTCTCGACGGTTCCGAACAAATTATCTTCACTGCAAACTTGAGTTCTTGGCCAGATGAAATCTTGGAAAAGATTATCGAAGTCACGAAGAACGGCGGCAAGACGCTGTTGCTCTCCGATATGACGACTGAAGATATCGACCTTTTGAACCAGAGCCACAACTTTGAAAGCAAGATCGAAGCCCACTGGACCACAGGCGCAAACGAATTCAGCTTGCACTACTTGCCGAAGGATTCTCCGCTCCTCGCTGTGTTCGGCGGCAACGGCGTTCTCGACCACAACTCTGCATCGGCTATGCCGGGCATTTCGTTGAACGAGCTCGCTGGCGCTAAGGTTTATGCACGTTCAGTGACACTCAAGGATGGCGAAATCAAGACGGGTGTGGACCTGCAGCTCGTGCCGTTTGGCAAGGGACAGATCATGTTCAACCAGTTCAGCGTGATTGAAGGTTTGGAAACAAACGCCCTTTCGGATGCGCTGTTCACGGCAATCGTGAACTTGCTGTAG
- a CDS encoding glutamate-5-semialdehyde dehydrogenase has product MTQNNINLEKYSDELANNAKNASKKIRTLSAEKRAAVLARVAEILRAKKPEILAANKLDLEAAAGKLDDSKMDRLTLNDARIESMAKGAEEIAAFTDPLGRILESRELKNGIKISRVAVPIGSVFFIFESRPNVTIDGACLCFKAGNAVILRGGKESLNSAKCLAGIFHQALEENGVDKDAVQLVTETSHDLVGMLLQRNDCLDLVIPRGGERLIRAVVEQSKIPVIKHFNGICHVYVDKSADMEKAVNILINAKTQRTGVCNAMECVIIDRHIDDANVKKLIDCLADRGVELFGNKDAQSHDSRIKDIGDDSNYHHEYLALKASVKFVDNVEEACDHIEKNSSRHTEAVVAEDASVQDYFVANVDSSSVMVNASTRFADGGEYGLGAEVGISTDKLHARGPMGVESLCSYKWILRGNGQVRG; this is encoded by the coding sequence ATGACACAGAATAACATTAATTTGGAAAAATACTCTGACGAGCTCGCCAACAATGCAAAGAACGCGAGCAAGAAAATTCGTACATTGAGCGCTGAAAAGCGCGCAGCCGTGCTCGCACGTGTTGCTGAAATCCTCCGTGCAAAGAAGCCGGAAATTCTCGCCGCCAACAAGCTCGACCTCGAAGCTGCCGCCGGTAAGCTCGACGATTCCAAGATGGACCGCCTGACTTTGAACGATGCCCGCATTGAATCGATGGCCAAGGGCGCCGAAGAAATCGCTGCATTTACCGACCCGCTTGGTCGCATTCTTGAATCTCGTGAACTCAAGAACGGCATCAAGATTAGCCGTGTCGCTGTGCCGATAGGTTCTGTGTTCTTTATTTTTGAAAGTCGCCCGAACGTCACGATTGACGGTGCATGCCTTTGCTTTAAGGCGGGCAATGCCGTAATTCTCCGCGGCGGCAAGGAATCGCTAAACTCCGCAAAGTGCCTCGCCGGGATTTTCCACCAGGCGCTTGAAGAAAACGGCGTCGACAAGGACGCCGTGCAGCTCGTGACCGAAACGAGCCATGACCTCGTGGGCATGCTCTTGCAGCGCAACGATTGCCTTGACCTCGTGATTCCTCGCGGTGGCGAACGTTTGATCCGCGCAGTCGTCGAACAGAGCAAGATTCCTGTCATCAAACACTTCAACGGCATCTGCCATGTGTACGTGGACAAGTCCGCCGACATGGAAAAGGCTGTAAACATTCTCATCAACGCCAAGACGCAGCGCACGGGCGTGTGCAACGCCATGGAATGCGTGATTATCGACCGCCACATCGATGATGCAAACGTCAAGAAGCTCATTGATTGCCTCGCTGACCGCGGTGTGGAACTCTTTGGCAACAAGGATGCCCAATCGCACGACAGCCGCATCAAGGACATTGGCGACGATAGCAACTACCATCACGAATACCTTGCCCTCAAGGCTAGCGTCAAGTTCGTCGATAACGTCGAAGAAGCCTGCGACCACATCGAAAAGAACAGCAGCCGCCACACGGAAGCTGTCGTTGCGGAAGACGCAAGCGTTCAGGACTACTTTGTCGCAAACGTCGACAGCAGCAGCGTCATGGTGAACGCCAGCACGCGCTTTGCAGACGGTGGCGAATACGGTCTCGGCGCCGAAGTGGGCATTTCTACGGACAAGCTCCATGCTCGCGGCCCGATGGGCGTCGAAAGCCTCTGCAGCTACAAGTGGATTCTCCGCGGCAATGGCCAGGTGCGTGGATAA
- the hisI gene encoding phosphoribosyl-AMP cyclohydrolase, translating to MKFEDLIKEVKFEVEFGGVKLAPAIVQDADKGDVLMMAWMNEEALRRTHECGEMVFWSRSRKEYWHKGDTSGNVMTVVEWAADCDSDALLFKVRMQGPQVACHTGARSCFFKTCDK from the coding sequence ATGAAGTTTGAAGACTTGATTAAAGAAGTTAAATTCGAAGTGGAATTCGGTGGCGTAAAGCTCGCACCGGCAATCGTCCAGGATGCCGACAAAGGCGACGTGCTGATGATGGCATGGATGAACGAAGAAGCCCTCCGCCGCACGCACGAATGTGGCGAGATGGTGTTCTGGAGCCGTAGCCGCAAGGAATATTGGCACAAGGGCGACACCAGCGGAAACGTGATGACGGTCGTCGAATGGGCTGCCGACTGCGATTCCGACGCGCTCCTTTTCAAGGTACGCATGCAGGGGCCGCAAGTCGCTTGCCACACGGGCGCTCGCAGCTGCTTCTTCAAAACATGCGATAAGTAA